A single window of Sulfurovum sp. UBA12169 DNA harbors:
- a CDS encoding rod shape-determining protein MreC yields the protein MKTRIVIIVILLLVLTILLTRNDERITNTLLGVINPIKQNYQHFTQNLEDKSQSYLFQKESIEKLNKENLILRQRLLEQTHYIKQVKDIYNILPQLSKIPARNISITDTISYVKLNSFSQIILTKPRGLKEGKLYGLIQNNVVAGTAQVHNHQLYGYLTSDEMCRFAVFIGKDKAPGIAIGFKENEMLVKFIPKWHKIKKGDFVVTNGLDDIFFSDIPVGIVTEIEVQSSYKVARIKTYSDIFHPKTFFLINDAKTTLAQGFDANTTRLAVQYSTSMDLKKEQNQTAIMQDNNQTMPTVSSIPSRIDQTQENVIEPEIPLEKIEAVKPKTPQTTVKEKPKNKNLQNSNSLDLF from the coding sequence ATGAAGACTAGAATCGTTATCATTGTCATCCTGCTTTTGGTTTTAACCATACTTTTGACAAGAAATGATGAGCGTATTACCAATACGCTTTTGGGTGTCATCAACCCCATTAAGCAAAACTATCAACATTTCACACAAAATTTAGAAGATAAAAGCCAAAGCTATCTCTTTCAAAAAGAGTCCATTGAGAAACTCAATAAAGAAAATCTTATTCTGCGCCAACGTCTTTTGGAACAAACCCACTATATCAAGCAAGTCAAAGATATCTATAACATATTGCCCCAGCTTAGTAAGATACCTGCTCGCAACATCTCTATCACCGATACCATCTCTTATGTAAAACTTAACAGTTTTTCACAAATTATTCTCACCAAACCCAGAGGCTTAAAAGAAGGCAAACTCTATGGTCTGATACAAAATAATGTCGTTGCGGGTACTGCGCAAGTGCATAACCATCAACTTTATGGCTACTTAACTTCTGATGAAATGTGCCGCTTTGCTGTTTTTATAGGCAAAGACAAGGCTCCGGGTATTGCTATAGGGTTCAAAGAAAATGAAATGCTAGTCAAATTTATCCCCAAATGGCATAAGATAAAAAAGGGGGACTTTGTGGTCACCAACGGGCTGGATGATATATTTTTCAGCGATATTCCGGTAGGCATCGTGACCGAAATCGAGGTTCAAAGCTCTTACAAGGTGGCTCGCATCAAAACCTATAGTGATATTTTTCATCCCAAAACATTTTTTTTAATCAATGATGCAAAAACAACACTTGCGCAAGGATTTGATGCCAATACTACCCGTTTAGCCGTACAATACTCTACGTCTATGGATTTAAAAAAGGAACAGAATCAAACAGCAATAATGCAAGACAATAACCAAACAATGCCTACTGTTTCGAGCATACCAAGCCGCATTGACCAAACACAGGAGAATGTAATTGAACCGGAAATTCCTTTAGAAAAAATCGAAGCGGTTAAACCAAAAACCCCACAAACCACCGTCAAAGAAAAACCTAAAAATAAAAATCTGCAAAACAGCAACAGTTTGGACCTTTTTTAA
- the carB gene encoding carbamoyl phosphate synthase large subunit (four CarB-CarA dimers form the carbamoyl phosphate synthetase holoenzyme that catalyzes the production of carbamoyl phosphate; CarB is responsible for the amidotransferase activity), translating into MPKREDIKTILLIGSGPIVIGQACEFDYSGTQAAKTLKELGYRVVLINSNPATIMTDPEFAHRTYIEPITEEVIAKIIKKENVDAILPTMGGQTALNVAMSMHDKKMLEGIEFLGANPAAIKKGEDRQAFKEAMIKIGMDLPVSQYAYSMDEALDAAKNIGFPLIIRASYTLAGGGSGVAYNMDEFKQIVKGGLEASPISEILIEESLLGWKEYEMEVIRDKEDNCIIVCSIENFDPMGVHTGDSITIAPALTLTDKEYQHMRDASFKILREVGVDTGGSNVQFSINPETGRMIVIEMNPRVSRSSALASKATGYPIAKVATLLAVGFTLDEITNDITGTPASFEPVIDYIVTKLPRFTFEKFPLADSTLTTAMKSVGEVMSIGRTFKESFQKALCSLETGLVGFNSVKCDQEELVKEIRRPNQSRMLYAYEGFRRGMSVEAIYDLCKIDKWFLYQFEELSQREKTMDIALLSDETRLREVKSEGFSDAMIALIINKNEGLTLSENDIYNAREKLGVRLEYNEVDTCAAEFKALTPYLYSTTNITKLPQQPVTASKDKKVLVIGGGPNRIGQGIEFDYCCVHAAFALEDMGIKSIMYNCNPETVSTDYDTSDVLYFEPIDFEHVRNVIEVEKPDGVIVHFGGQTPLKLAKNLTAIGAKISGTSAKVIDLAEDREQFSTFIRELGLKQPDNGTAFAKDEAMAIANRIGYPVLVRPSFVLGGRGMRTVYNDAELREYMDEAVSVSNDAPVLIDKFLDNAIELDVDAICDGADVYIGSVMQHIEEAGIHSGDSACSLPPISISAELLDEVKDQTAQIALGLGVIGLLNIQYAIHKGEIYLIEVNPRASRTVPFVSKATGVPLAKVATRVMVQGDLKEALKYYDTFKVVNFDKKIMEPNLKNHVAVKEAVFPFNKLPGSDLILGPEMKSTGEVMGISDNFGMSFAKSQFASKNNIPLSGKLFISLTENDKPYAGEIGKMFVDLGFEIVATSGTHTALQEAGIASSKVFKISEGRPNIDDMIRNQEIALAINTSDNKASKTDAKTIRQSVLSNQVAYFTTIAAARATAEAIKELKEHGGELEPKALQDYLS; encoded by the coding sequence ATGCCAAAACGCGAAGACATCAAAACTATTTTACTTATCGGATCAGGACCTATCGTCATCGGACAAGCTTGTGAATTTGACTACTCAGGAACTCAAGCAGCAAAAACACTCAAAGAGTTGGGCTATCGGGTTGTACTTATCAATTCCAATCCGGCAACCATCATGACTGATCCTGAATTTGCGCATCGCACTTATATCGAACCTATTACCGAAGAAGTGATTGCCAAAATTATCAAAAAAGAAAATGTTGATGCCATCTTGCCTACTATGGGCGGACAAACAGCGCTCAATGTTGCGATGAGCATGCATGACAAAAAAATGCTCGAAGGCATTGAATTTCTTGGAGCAAATCCTGCAGCCATCAAAAAAGGCGAAGACAGACAAGCATTTAAAGAGGCGATGATCAAGATTGGTATGGATCTCCCTGTGTCACAATATGCTTATTCGATGGATGAAGCTTTAGATGCAGCCAAGAATATCGGATTCCCTCTTATTATTCGCGCCTCTTATACACTTGCCGGCGGCGGATCAGGGGTAGCTTATAACATGGACGAATTTAAACAGATTGTTAAAGGCGGTCTTGAGGCCAGCCCTATCTCTGAAATCCTTATCGAAGAGTCTCTTTTGGGATGGAAAGAATATGAAATGGAAGTCATTCGGGACAAAGAAGATAACTGTATTATCGTCTGTTCTATTGAAAACTTTGACCCCATGGGTGTACATACCGGAGACAGTATCACTATCGCTCCGGCACTTACTCTGACCGACAAAGAATATCAGCACATGAGAGATGCCTCGTTTAAAATTTTACGTGAAGTCGGCGTAGATACGGGCGGATCAAACGTTCAATTCTCCATCAATCCTGAAACAGGCCGCATGATCGTTATTGAGATGAATCCCAGAGTCAGCCGCTCTTCGGCACTTGCCTCTAAAGCAACGGGATATCCTATCGCCAAGGTTGCTACATTGCTGGCAGTAGGCTTTACGCTTGACGAAATCACCAATGACATTACCGGAACACCTGCGAGCTTTGAGCCGGTGATTGACTATATTGTCACCAAGCTTCCGAGATTTACCTTTGAAAAATTCCCGCTGGCTGACTCTACGCTTACCACAGCAATGAAATCTGTCGGAGAAGTCATGAGCATAGGCCGCACCTTTAAAGAATCATTTCAAAAAGCACTCTGCTCGCTTGAAACAGGACTGGTCGGATTTAATAGCGTTAAGTGCGATCAGGAAGAACTTGTTAAAGAGATCAGACGTCCAAACCAAAGCCGAATGCTTTATGCTTATGAAGGATTTAGACGGGGCATGTCCGTAGAAGCTATCTATGATTTATGCAAAATAGACAAATGGTTTCTTTACCAATTTGAAGAGCTTTCTCAAAGAGAGAAAACGATGGATATCGCTCTGCTTTCAGACGAAACAAGACTAAGAGAAGTCAAATCCGAAGGTTTTTCGGATGCCATGATAGCGCTGATCATCAATAAAAACGAAGGGCTTACTCTTAGTGAAAACGATATCTACAATGCAAGAGAAAAACTCGGTGTACGTCTTGAGTACAATGAAGTAGACACCTGTGCTGCCGAGTTTAAAGCATTGACACCCTATCTTTACTCTACAACAAACATCACTAAACTGCCCCAGCAGCCTGTGACCGCGTCCAAAGACAAAAAAGTATTGGTAATAGGCGGCGGACCTAACCGTATCGGACAAGGGATAGAGTTTGACTACTGCTGTGTGCATGCCGCTTTTGCTTTGGAAGATATGGGTATCAAGTCTATCATGTACAACTGCAACCCCGAGACTGTTTCTACCGATTACGACACTTCAGATGTCCTCTATTTTGAACCTATCGACTTTGAACATGTCAGAAATGTGATTGAAGTCGAAAAGCCAGATGGCGTGATCGTGCACTTTGGCGGACAGACACCTCTTAAGTTGGCAAAAAATCTTACCGCTATCGGCGCAAAAATTTCCGGTACTTCAGCCAAAGTAATCGATCTTGCGGAAGACAGAGAGCAATTTTCTACCTTTATAAGAGAGTTGGGACTCAAGCAGCCTGATAACGGTACGGCATTTGCCAAAGATGAAGCGATGGCGATCGCCAACCGTATCGGATATCCTGTGCTTGTGCGCCCGAGTTTTGTGCTTGGCGGACGCGGTATGCGTACGGTATATAATGATGCAGAATTGAGAGAATATATGGATGAAGCGGTAAGCGTTTCCAATGATGCTCCTGTACTCATTGACAAATTCCTCGATAATGCGATCGAACTTGATGTGGATGCAATTTGTGATGGAGCCGATGTCTATATCGGTTCGGTGATGCAGCACATCGAAGAAGCGGGGATTCATTCGGGAGACAGTGCATGTTCACTTCCTCCAATCTCCATCTCTGCTGAATTGCTTGACGAAGTAAAAGATCAGACCGCCCAGATCGCACTTGGACTTGGAGTCATAGGACTTCTCAATATCCAATATGCTATTCACAAAGGAGAGATCTATCTTATCGAGGTTAATCCAAGAGCCTCAAGAACCGTTCCCTTTGTCTCAAAAGCAACAGGTGTTCCTCTGGCAAAAGTAGCTACCAGAGTCATGGTGCAAGGCGATCTTAAAGAGGCGCTCAAATACTATGATACTTTCAAGGTGGTAAACTTTGACAAAAAGATCATGGAGCCCAATCTTAAAAACCATGTAGCCGTCAAAGAGGCTGTTTTCCCGTTTAACAAGCTTCCGGGTTCAGATCTTATCTTGGGGCCTGAAATGAAATCCACAGGGGAAGTCATGGGGATTTCGGATAACTTTGGCATGAGTTTTGCCAAAAGTCAGTTTGCAAGCAAAAACAATATCCCCCTTAGCGGCAAACTTTTTATCTCTTTGACAGAGAACGATAAACCTTATGCGGGTGAGATCGGCAAAATGTTTGTGGATTTAGGGTTTGAAATCGTTGCAACGTCCGGAACCCATACCGCACTTCAAGAAGCAGGCATTGCTTCAAGCAAAGTCTTTAAAATTTCAGAAGGCCGCCCCAATATCGATGACATGATCCGCAACCAAGAGATCGCGCTGGCCATCAATACCAGCGACAACAAAGCAAGCAAAACGGATGCAAAAACCATCCGCCAGTCAGTTCTTTCGAATCAAGTGGCTTATTTCACCACTATCGCTGCAGCGCGTGCAACCGCTGAAGCTATCAAAGAACTTAAAGAACACGGCGGAGAGCTTGAACCTAAAGCACTGCAAGACTATCTCAGTTAG
- a CDS encoding Sua5 YciO YrdC YwlC family protein: MDNEQFSKLVFLTQTDTTIGFVSQNAAKLDKIKQRPPHKHYIKAVPSLAVLNTFARIPKKYKNLVRRAKKTTFVLPDGHSYRVVRDKHHLLLLERLGWAYTTSANLSNHPYDEHFAKEAADVVITPLNKNAKASSIYKLNCHTLKRIR, translated from the coding sequence GTGGACAATGAACAGTTTTCAAAGCTTGTCTTTCTCACACAAACCGATACGACTATCGGTTTTGTCTCACAAAATGCGGCAAAACTCGACAAAATAAAACAACGGCCTCCGCACAAGCATTATATCAAAGCCGTGCCCTCCCTTGCGGTACTCAATACCTTTGCGCGCATACCCAAAAAATACAAAAATCTCGTAAGACGCGCCAAAAAAACCACTTTTGTTCTGCCCGACGGACACTCCTACCGCGTCGTCAGGGACAAGCATCATCTCTTGCTGCTTGAAAGGCTTGGCTGGGCCTATACCACGTCAGCCAATCTTTCAAATCACCCTTATGATGAACATTTTGCCAAAGAAGCTGCCGATGTCGTCATCACTCCTCTCAATAAAAACGCAAAAGCGTCAAGCATCTATAAGCTCAATTGCCACACGCTTAAAAGGATACGATAA
- a CDS encoding HIT family protein has protein sequence MLTIYENTTIKIEIHPSEIPWLKIFTQYPYREMSEVPSPIKAEIYELLDLIEKEMIAYYKPDKINIASFGNYVPHVHWHIMARFTRDSYFPEPMWGAKQREADLQLPDFDIFCDRLLKTLSRLNTKTR, from the coding sequence ATGCTAACTATATATGAAAACACCACAATCAAAATCGAGATTCATCCTAGCGAAATCCCATGGCTCAAGATCTTTACGCAGTATCCTTACAGAGAGATGAGTGAAGTCCCCTCGCCTATCAAAGCTGAGATCTATGAACTGCTTGATCTTATCGAAAAAGAGATGATCGCCTATTATAAACCCGACAAAATCAATATTGCCAGTTTTGGCAACTATGTTCCTCATGTGCATTGGCATATCATGGCGCGCTTTACCCGGGACAGTTATTTCCCCGAACCGATGTGGGGTGCAAAACAAAGAGAAGCCGATCTTCAGCTGCCGGATTTTGATATTTTTTGCGATCGGCTCTTGAAAACACTTTCGCGCCTAAACACAAAGACAAGATAG
- a CDS encoding peptidase M41 has translation MATKKEKETPKLHKSKIGFDDVVGHKQIKKRLKAIIRIVKNPQTLERFDTPPPKGLLLYGPASVGKSMLAKAFAKEAGMSYYEISGSRLFDLVYIKEVYENAKKHAPCIVILEDIDIKGVMQGAITNVAFPDIAKVLEGIDAMVFTIATAETLEGVDPVLTAPQKLDFLLEVSNLDKDARRYFIERIMQKPHDPAINTERIVRYIAGMSAMELERLGRMAALNAIEEEKELITEEILIEQINIIKYGHKVEKAMVKNFEEELRMTAYHEAAHAVLSSILLPHIKIEQVTISPRSKMLGFVSYNAEDQLSNVTKEELFHDVCVLLAGRVAKIKKAGNEHMDSGAINDLSQASLQVYAAISSLGMDKELGFINIESIAGLDSYFLSQQIEKRFLYWIDMAKTHTEKLVETYWDKIETLALKLVEQEIVEGDELSKIIGKKKAVHKIPEGL, from the coding sequence ATGGCAACGAAAAAAGAAAAAGAAACTCCCAAACTTCACAAATCCAAGATAGGATTTGATGATGTCGTGGGACACAAGCAGATCAAAAAACGCCTCAAGGCAATTATCCGAATAGTAAAAAATCCTCAAACATTAGAACGTTTTGACACGCCGCCTCCCAAAGGGCTGCTGCTGTACGGTCCTGCAAGCGTAGGGAAAAGCATGCTGGCAAAAGCATTTGCAAAAGAGGCCGGCATGTCTTATTATGAGATATCCGGATCACGGCTGTTTGACCTTGTTTATATCAAAGAAGTCTATGAAAATGCCAAAAAGCATGCACCTTGTATCGTGATCCTTGAGGATATCGATATCAAAGGGGTGATGCAGGGAGCCATCACCAATGTCGCGTTTCCCGATATCGCCAAAGTGCTTGAAGGGATTGATGCGATGGTGTTTACCATCGCTACGGCAGAGACGCTTGAAGGGGTCGATCCGGTTCTTACGGCTCCCCAAAAGCTTGATTTTTTGCTTGAGGTGTCCAACCTTGATAAGGATGCAAGAAGGTATTTCATCGAACGGATCATGCAAAAACCCCATGACCCCGCCATCAACACCGAACGTATTGTGCGCTATATCGCGGGTATGAGCGCCATGGAGCTTGAGAGGCTGGGGCGCATGGCGGCGCTCAATGCCATCGAAGAAGAAAAAGAACTCATCACCGAAGAGATACTTATAGAGCAGATCAATATCATCAAGTACGGACACAAAGTCGAAAAGGCAATGGTAAAAAACTTCGAAGAAGAGCTCAGGATGACCGCCTACCATGAGGCGGCCCATGCCGTGCTTTCTTCGATACTGCTGCCGCACATCAAGATCGAACAGGTGACTATCTCGCCTCGAAGCAAAATGCTCGGCTTTGTCTCCTATAATGCCGAAGACCAGCTCTCAAACGTCACCAAAGAAGAGCTGTTTCACGATGTGTGCGTGTTGCTCGCAGGGCGCGTAGCCAAGATCAAAAAAGCCGGCAACGAACACATGGACAGCGGCGCGATCAATGATCTTTCCCAGGCATCCCTGCAGGTGTATGCGGCCATTTCCAGTTTGGGGATGGACAAAGAACTCGGGTTTATCAACATCGAATCCATCGCCGGCCTAGACAGCTACTTTTTAAGCCAGCAGATCGAAAAAAGATTTTTGTACTGGATAGATATGGCCAAAACCCATACGGAAAAACTGGTCGAGACGTATTGGGACAAGATCGAAACACTGGCATTGAAGCTGGTCGAACAGGAGATCGTAGAAGGCGATGAACTCTCAAAAATCATCGGCAAAAAAAAGGCCGTCCACAAGATACCCGAAGGATTGTAG
- the upp gene encoding uracil phosphoribosyltransferase, whose amino-acid sequence MIHELTNIVAKNLLNHLRETKTDALCFRHIVQELARFLAYEALSAQKPQSCPIKTWQGDFSFDFLKEEELVFVAILRAGLPMIEALTALFPQAQAGFLAMKRDEKTHQSVLYYDRIPPCEGKTVIIVDPMVATGGSLSDAVALIKTKMPKNIISLNLIGSPEGLAVVEQKHPDIALYIAQIDEKLNDQMFIIPGLGDAGDRAYNTPQ is encoded by the coding sequence ATGATCCATGAACTTACTAATATTGTTGCAAAAAATCTGCTTAACCACTTACGTGAAACCAAAACAGATGCGCTTTGCTTTCGCCATATCGTTCAGGAGTTGGCACGATTTTTGGCCTATGAGGCGCTCAGCGCACAAAAACCGCAATCTTGTCCCATAAAAACCTGGCAGGGGGATTTTTCTTTTGACTTTCTCAAAGAAGAAGAGTTGGTCTTTGTAGCTATTTTGCGCGCGGGTTTGCCGATGATCGAAGCACTCACGGCGCTGTTTCCGCAAGCGCAGGCAGGATTTTTGGCGATGAAACGCGACGAAAAAACCCATCAAAGCGTACTCTACTATGACCGTATCCCTCCGTGCGAAGGCAAAACGGTGATCATCGTCGATCCGATGGTTGCCACAGGCGGATCGCTCAGCGATGCTGTTGCGCTTATCAAGACTAAAATGCCCAAGAATATTATCTCTCTCAACCTCATCGGCTCACCCGAAGGTTTGGCCGTGGTAGAGCAAAAGCATCCCGACATCGCACTCTATATCGCGCAGATAGACGAGAAACTGAACGACCAAATGTTTATCATCCCCGGGCTGGGAGATGCCGGAGACAGAGCCTATAACACCCCTCAATAA
- a CDS encoding cation transporter codes for MSIPRYPHCETIEALTEKLETSKEGLSDTAAQKNFILYGPNEIEEKKESLVSLFLAQFKSPLVYVLILAAILSLFLKNIHEGIVIILIILVNTLIGFWQEVKALTSIEALRKLTQNKIHVKREGHIRYIASCELVPGDLVVLEEGDIVPADLRLFKANGLVVDESILTGESVPVNKDADLLLPEKTLPYELENMALSGTTVTRGSAEGFAVFTGPKSYLASIANQAKEASPDSPLTKALAAFNKKHMLVVSLLIVLSAAGALWQGRGTLEVIYLVIAELVSAVPEGLPIVVTLVLTMGAVSLSFKKVYIRHLPSVQTLGSATVIASDKTGTITEGKLKVEKVFSLDDAFVQTVSALANESVRGKGDPLDVALAHWLGKTYDHIQDLYPRVNLYPFDTKYRLMASSHIVESEHKIFVKGAFESLRQFALNKEDFQRLQHEHDMMASEGLRVIALGMGEYTTQEVEEWQIRIVGLVGFLDPPKKGVLQAVQTARKAGLKVMMITGDNPLTATAVAKSVDICQEGDLTVTGKELDEMDDEKLLAVLSKVAVWSRVLPEHKYRIVKMLQQQDEIVAVTGDGANDVPALKAADLGIAMGSGTDAAKSMAKMVLADNNLSIIVDAIKQGRTIAANIRKSIYFLVSTSLDEVMVITGAILMGLPLPLYPVQILWINLVSDSALDKTFPFLREEEDVMRRPPTKLQEQFLDKVQIFRILYAALVISAGTLFLYVWMLEHTSTERAISTLFTGFVIVTWMNGLQSVKENEPFLKNIKKSLQINPYMFYGIGAGLALQLSAIYLFSDVFHTVPLDAQSLSMIGLLALWVFGMIEIRQWIEYLARNR; via the coding sequence ATGAGTATTCCCAGATATCCCCATTGTGAAACAATTGAGGCATTAACAGAAAAGCTAGAGACTTCCAAAGAAGGGCTGAGTGACACTGCCGCACAAAAAAACTTTATTTTATACGGACCAAACGAGATTGAGGAAAAAAAAGAGAGCCTTGTTTCTCTTTTTCTTGCTCAGTTTAAAAGTCCTTTGGTTTATGTGTTGATTCTTGCGGCGATCTTGTCTCTCTTTTTAAAAAATATCCATGAAGGCATCGTCATTATTCTCATTATTTTAGTCAATACGCTGATCGGATTTTGGCAAGAGGTCAAGGCTTTGACGTCTATCGAGGCACTCAGAAAACTTACCCAAAACAAAATTCATGTAAAAAGAGAAGGGCATATAAGATATATCGCTTCTTGCGAACTTGTGCCGGGTGATTTGGTGGTATTGGAAGAGGGCGATATCGTACCGGCGGATCTGCGCCTCTTTAAAGCGAACGGATTGGTAGTGGACGAATCCATCCTCACGGGAGAATCCGTACCGGTAAACAAAGATGCAGATCTTCTTCTTCCTGAAAAAACACTGCCCTATGAACTTGAAAATATGGCGCTATCGGGTACGACCGTAACCAGGGGAAGCGCAGAGGGGTTTGCGGTGTTTACCGGCCCAAAAAGCTATCTTGCTTCCATAGCAAACCAAGCCAAAGAAGCTTCTCCTGATTCGCCTCTGACCAAAGCGCTTGCCGCTTTCAATAAAAAACATATGCTTGTTGTTTCATTACTGATCGTGCTTTCTGCTGCAGGTGCGCTTTGGCAGGGCAGAGGGACTCTTGAGGTGATCTATCTGGTGATTGCAGAGTTGGTCTCAGCTGTTCCTGAGGGACTGCCTATCGTAGTTACGCTGGTGCTGACCATGGGGGCGGTAAGTTTGAGTTTCAAAAAAGTCTATATCCGGCACTTGCCTTCGGTGCAGACTCTGGGGAGTGCCACCGTGATCGCTTCAGATAAAACCGGAACCATCACCGAAGGAAAGCTCAAAGTCGAAAAAGTTTTTTCGCTTGACGATGCCTTTGTGCAAACCGTCTCAGCCCTTGCGAACGAATCTGTCCGGGGAAAAGGGGATCCTTTGGACGTGGCGCTTGCGCACTGGCTTGGCAAAACGTATGACCACATCCAGGACTTGTATCCGCGTGTCAACCTCTATCCTTTTGATACCAAATACCGTCTCATGGCAAGTTCGCATATCGTCGAGTCTGAACATAAGATTTTCGTAAAGGGCGCCTTCGAGTCACTTAGGCAGTTTGCACTCAATAAAGAAGATTTTCAAAGGCTTCAGCATGAGCACGACATGATGGCATCCGAAGGGCTGAGGGTTATCGCCTTGGGTATGGGAGAATACACCACACAAGAGGTGGAAGAGTGGCAAATTAGGATCGTAGGGCTGGTAGGTTTTTTGGACCCTCCGAAAAAGGGAGTATTGCAAGCGGTTCAGACGGCAAGAAAAGCCGGGCTTAAAGTAATGATGATTACCGGAGATAATCCGCTTACTGCCACAGCCGTAGCAAAATCCGTCGATATTTGTCAGGAAGGGGATCTGACGGTCACGGGCAAAGAGCTTGATGAGATGGACGATGAAAAATTGCTTGCCGTTTTGTCCAAAGTGGCAGTGTGGTCAAGGGTGCTTCCCGAACACAAGTACCGCATTGTCAAAATGCTTCAGCAGCAAGATGAAATCGTTGCTGTGACGGGAGACGGCGCCAATGACGTGCCGGCCTTAAAAGCTGCTGATCTTGGGATTGCGATGGGAAGCGGCACGGATGCGGCAAAATCTATGGCAAAAATGGTGCTTGCGGACAACAATCTTTCCATCATCGTTGATGCGATCAAACAGGGACGGACGATCGCAGCCAATATCAGAAAATCAATCTATTTTCTTGTGTCGACAAGCCTTGATGAGGTGATGGTCATCACGGGCGCTATTTTGATGGGACTTCCGCTGCCGCTTTATCCGGTGCAGATTTTGTGGATCAATCTTGTTTCAGACAGTGCGCTGGATAAGACCTTTCCTTTTTTGCGGGAGGAAGAAGATGTCATGCGCAGGCCCCCTACAAAGCTGCAAGAACAGTTTTTGGACAAGGTTCAAATCTTTCGCATACTCTATGCAGCGCTGGTTATTAGTGCGGGTACGCTTTTTTTGTATGTGTGGATGCTTGAACATACGAGTACGGAGCGTGCGATCTCTACACTTTTTACCGGATTTGTTATCGTGACATGGATGAACGGGCTGCAATCGGTCAAGGAGAATGAACCTTTTTTGAAAAACATCAAAAAATCCCTGCAGATCAACCCTTACATGTTTTACGGTATAGGTGCGGGATTGGCGCTTCAGCTTTCAGCGATTTATCTATTTTCGGATGTTTTTCATACCGTACCGCTTGATGCGCAATCCTTGAGTATGATCGGGCTTTTGGCGTTGTGGGTGTTTGGCATGATCGAGATACGGCAGTGGATCGAGTATCTTGCAAGAAACCGCTAA